A stretch of Babesia bigemina genome assembly Bbig001, chromosome : III DNA encodes these proteins:
- a CDS encoding G10 protein family protein, putative, whose amino-acid sequence MPRIRTLNSRPPPEGWDMISDTLESLEERMKAAERESGEGKRRSEVQWPIFRIHHERSRYIYELFYKQKAISRELYDYCVREGYADAHLIAKWRKPGYEWLCCLRCIQTANQNFGTSCICRVPSRDLEPGKIIECIPCGCRGCASCDVKNE is encoded by the exons ATGCCGCGGATTCGGACGCTAAACTCGCGCCCGCCGCCGGAGGGCTGGGATATGATCTCCGACACGCTGGAATCCCTGGAGGAGCGTATGAAAGCCGCCGAGCGCGAAAGCGGCGAGGGAAAGCGGCGTAGCGAGGTGCAATGGCCCATCTTCCGCATTCACCACGAGCGGTCGCGTTATATTTACGAGCTGTTTTACAAGCAGAAGGCCATCTCAA GGGAACTGTACGACTACTGTGTCCGTGAAGGCTACGCGGACGCGCACCTCATTGCCAAGTGGCGCAAACCCGGCTACGAATGGCTGTGCTGCCTGCGCTGCATCCAGACGGCGAATCAGAACTTCGGCACCAGCTGCATCTGCCGCGTTCCCAGCCGCGACCTGGAGCCAGGGAAGATCATCGAGTGCATCCCTTGCGGGTGCCGCGGCTGCGCCTCGTGCGACGTCAAAAACGAGTGA
- a CDS encoding DEAD/DEAH box helicase domain containing protein, putative, which translates to MPFSEFGVDPDLNRACLDLGWVLPTPIQAEAIPAILGGRDVCAAAETGSGKTAAFALPCLQLVHETLRERASGKRRPQAVVDDANDEQASTAAVESESATADDNLLTVDGDSEMQFDATTNTFLTNADKWFGARLCKPVGGTGRYCFECRVESDGLCRFGWATANCQYAIGLDKNSYGFGSTGKKSNSGKFLDYGAPYGRGDVLQCLLDMKSGEVAFKLNQRHLGVAYKIRSPGEPFFPSVCAKKAKFTVNVHKMTFPEEGYTPVGLAESSGGSGSSNDSEGRRAQRALCLVVEPTIELARQTLENFKLYAKYLTAPAITVSDNAGAHIVVTTLRSASKVPTGTVQFLVLDEADELIKQDAKATSQIVRSMRSRGPGPDKGRLQVLLFSATLHSPVVAENVEQLTREAQWIDLKGHPQIADTVDVCAVQLNPECTYDFERQYPEPPLDGLEHLDRASRRIKTLKPKCLVALLDKLNVSSGLIFCRTNLDCENLCTYLAHLNSTRSNTLINRYSATQLGGKLDQHRRKRNLEDFKNGLYRFLVCTDVAARGVDIAGMPFCAMLNVSECKFQFLHRVGRVGRSQARGLAIVIASTAPERVWYHTCTGRTQGGGAKSRFKAASVCRNYDTVDRGGCTTIQDEPAYMAEVHKLVPPGREIGTIDPNVLQLPPLGGTQYGEATMSMQHTEFQGPMQELYRASQRRYLVNIHRSF; encoded by the coding sequence ATGCCGTTCAGCGAATTCGGAGTCGATCCTGACCTGAATCGAGCATGTCTTGACCTAGGCTGGGTGCTGCCGACGCCAATACAGGCAGAGGCGATCCCCGCGATTCTAGGCGGACGCGATGTTTGCGCGGCGGCGGAAACCGGAAGCGGCAAGACCGCAGCGTTCGCGTTGCCGTGCCTGCAGCTTGTCCACGAGACGCTGAGGGAGCGCGCTTCGGGAAAACGCCGACCGCAAGCGGTTGTTGATGATGCCAACGATGAGCAGGCATCGACGGCAGCCGTCGAATCTGAATCAGCTACTGCAGACGATAACTTGCTAACTGTAGATGGCGATTCCGAAATGCAGTTTGATGCAACGACCAACACATTTTTAACTAATGCCGACAAATGGTTCGGCGCCCGTTTATGCAAACCCGTAGGCGGCACTGGTCGGTACTGTTTCGAgtgccgggtggagtcggaCGGACTTTGCAGGTTCGGGTGGGCCACGGCAAACTGCCAGTACGCAATTGGGCTCGACAAAAACTCGTATGGCTTCGGGTCAACTGGGAAGAAGAGCAACAGCGGAAAGTTTCTGGACTATGGAGCGCCGTACGGGCGCGGTGACGTATTGCAGTGCCTGTTGGATATGAAGTCGGGCGAGGTTGCTTTCAAGCTCAACCAGCGTCACCTGGGTGTCGCATACAAAATACGAAGCCCGGGTGAGCCGTTCTTCCCCTCAGTGTGCGCTAAAAAGGCCAAATTTACTGTAAATGTGCACAAAATGACGTTTCCCGAGGAAGGATACACGCCAGTTGGGTTGGCAGAGAGCTCAGGTGGCTCCGGCAGCTCCAATGATTCAGAAGGTCGCAGGGCCCAACGTGCCCTCTGCCTTGTCGTGGAACCGACGATAGAGCTGGCGAGGCAAACTTTGGAGAATTTCAAGCTGTACGCAAAGTATCTCACTGCGCCCGCTATCACCGTCTCTGACAACGCAGGGGCGCATATcgtggtcaccaccttgcgGAGCGCCAGCAAGGTGCCGACTGGCACCGTGCAGTTCCTCGTCCTGGACGAAGCCGACGAACTCATCAAGCAGGACGCGAAAGCGACGTCGCAGATAGTTCGCAGTATGCGCAGCAGAGGACCGGGGCCAGATAAAGGCCGCCTGCAGGTGCTCCTGTTCTCCGCGACGTTGCACAGCCCCGTTGTCGCAGAGAACGTGGAGCAGCTTACGCGCGAGGCCCAGTGGATCGACCTCAAGGGGCACCCGCAAATAGCCGACACTGTGGATGTTTGCGCGGTGCAGCTGAACCCGGAGTGCACGTACGACTTCGAGCGCCAGTACCCTGAGCCGCCTCTGGACGGACTCGAGCACCTCGACCGGGCGTCGCGCCGTATAAAGACGCTGAAGCCAAAGTGCCTTGTTGCGCTGCTCGACAAGCTCAACGTCTCCAGCGGGCTCATTTTCTGCCGCACCAACCTCGACTGCGAGAACCTCTGCACGTACCTGGCGCACCTCAACAGCACGCGCAGCAACACGCTGATCAACCGCTACTCGGCGACGCAGCTGGGTGGGAAGCTGGACCAGCACCGGCGCAAGCGtaacttggaggatttcAAAAACGGCCTATACAGGTTCCTGGTTTGCACGGACGTTGCCGCCCGGGGCGTCGACATCGCCGGCATGCCGTTCTGCGCGATGCTGAACGTATCGGAGTGTAAATTCCAGTTCCTGCACCGCGTCGGCAGGGTCGGCCGCTCGCAAGCCAGGGGGCTGGCAATCGTTATCGCAAGCACCGCACCCGAGCGTGTCTGGTACCACACCTGCACCGGGCGGACACAGGGAGGGGGCGCCAAATCGCGTTTCAAGGCGGCGTCGGTGTGCCGCAACTACGACACCGTTGATCGCGGCGGATGCACAACAATACAGGACGAGCCCGCGTACATGGCGGAGGTGCACAAGCTTGTGCCCCCGGGCAGGGAAATCGGGACCATAGACCCCAACGTGCTCCAGCTTCCGCCGTTAGGAGGCACGCAGTACGGCGAGGCCACGATGTCAATGCAACACACGGAGTTCCAGGGGCCCATGCAGGAACTATACAGAGCGTCACAGCGGCGGTACCTCGTGAACATTCACCGCTCCTTCTAG